A stretch of the Filimonas lacunae genome encodes the following:
- a CDS encoding ABC transporter ATP-binding protein, which translates to MNKKPGILSLLRPYRALVLVLLLFTLLGNAINLVLPSIIAHSIDAYTAGTFDSVAVLLQFGVAVGFIFIFTYLQSIIQTYASEKVARDLRTRLSDKISRQSHAFIEQVTPGKLLTNLTADVDSIKMFIAQAIVSIISSVCIIVGASVLLLSINWKLALCVIAIIPIIGITFFLVLRKVRGLFIQSRAVIDWLNKVINESILGAAIIRVVNSQQGEYVKFLEASTKARNFGMAILKLFAGLIPVITFTANMAMLSILVLGGHYVITGSMSLGEFAAFNSYLAMLIFPILVIGFMSNVIAQATAAFDRIRGVLDAPEPEETGTLTHALQGDIALRGVNVLYGQTPVLKNISFEVKAGAKIAIIGPTAAGKTQLLYLLTGLIKPATGAVTFDGHVFTDYNSEIFYRQVGFVFQDSIIFNMSIRENIAFSDKVTDAALQKAMETAELMDFVNSLPDKLNTIVSERGSSLSGGQKQRIMLARALAINPKVLLLDDFTARVDANTEKRILDNIERNYPGITLLSVTQKIATVEHYDQILLLMQGELIASGKHDTLMQTSPEYVQLFNSQQSTSNYELQS; encoded by the coding sequence ATGAACAAAAAGCCGGGAATTTTGAGTTTACTAAGGCCTTACCGGGCGTTGGTGCTGGTGTTGCTATTGTTTACCCTGTTGGGTAATGCCATTAACCTTGTTCTTCCTTCTATTATTGCACATAGTATAGATGCTTATACGGCGGGTACGTTTGATAGCGTGGCCGTGTTGTTGCAGTTTGGGGTGGCAGTGGGTTTTATTTTTATATTCACCTATCTGCAAAGCATTATTCAAACCTATGCTTCGGAAAAGGTTGCCCGTGATTTGCGCACGCGTTTGTCGGATAAAATATCCCGGCAAAGTCATGCATTTATTGAGCAGGTAACGCCGGGTAAACTACTTACCAATTTAACGGCCGATGTTGATTCTATTAAAATGTTTATTGCACAGGCCATTGTTTCTATCATTTCTTCGGTATGTATCATTGTTGGAGCCAGTGTGTTGCTGCTTTCTATTAACTGGAAGCTGGCATTGTGTGTAATAGCTATTATTCCTATTATCGGTATTACTTTCTTCCTGGTATTGCGCAAGGTGCGTGGTTTGTTTATTCAAAGCCGTGCAGTGATAGACTGGCTGAATAAGGTAATTAATGAAAGTATACTGGGCGCTGCTATTATACGGGTGGTGAACTCGCAGCAGGGTGAGTATGTAAAGTTTTTAGAAGCAAGTACCAAAGCGCGCAATTTTGGGATGGCCATTTTAAAACTGTTTGCGGGGTTGATACCGGTAATTACGTTTACTGCCAACATGGCCATGTTAAGCATATTGGTGCTGGGTGGGCATTATGTTATTACGGGCAGCATGAGTTTGGGTGAGTTTGCCGCCTTTAACAGCTACCTGGCCATGTTGATATTTCCCATACTGGTTATCGGGTTTATGAGCAATGTGATAGCGCAGGCAACTGCGGCGTTCGATCGCATACGTGGTGTGCTGGATGCGCCGGAGCCGGAAGAAACCGGGACACTTACGCATGCTTTGCAGGGGGATATTGCTTTACGGGGAGTGAATGTATTATATGGGCAAACGCCGGTGTTAAAGAATATTTCTTTTGAGGTGAAGGCGGGGGCTAAAATTGCCATTATCGGTCCTACGGCAGCAGGTAAAACGCAGTTGCTGTATTTGCTTACCGGTTTAATAAAGCCGGCAACCGGCGCGGTTACTTTTGATGGACATGTGTTTACCGATTATAACAGTGAAATTTTTTACCGCCAGGTGGGCTTTGTGTTTCAGGATAGCATCATCTTTAACATGAGCATTCGGGAAAACATTGCGTTTAGTGATAAGGTAACAGATGCTGCGTTGCAAAAAGCAATGGAAACAGCCGAACTGATGGATTTTGTAAACAGCCTTCCGGATAAACTGAACACTATTGTTTCGGAACGGGGCAGTAGTTTGTCGGGTGGGCAAAAGCAGCGTATTATGCTGGCCCGGGCATTGGCGATAAATCCGAAAGTGTTGTTGCTGGACGATTTTACGGCACGGGTAGACGCCAATACAGAAAAGCGTATACTGGACAATATTGAACGCAATTATCCGGGTATTACTTTATTGAGTGTTACACAGAAAATAGCTACGGTAGAACATTATGATCAGATATTATTGCTGATGCAGGGCGAACTGATAGCCAGTGGTAAGCATGATACGTTGATGCAAACCAGCCCTGAATATGTGCAGTTATTTAATTCACAACAAAGCACCAGCAATTATGAATTACAATCTTAA
- a CDS encoding alpha-ketoglutarate-dependent dioxygenase AlkB family protein — translation MLELFSEAVDKNKNWLPKDGTVHYYGKLLTLAQANHYLQVLLSTIEWKNDEAVIYGKKLVTKRKVAWYGDKPFAYTYSGVTKLALPWTAELLELKMMVEKASGETYNSCLLNLYHTGEEGMAWHSDGETDLKKNGAIGSFSFGAERKFAFKHKQTQEKVELKLEHGSLLVMKDVTQTHWLHRLPPAKQVRTARVNLTFRTIMQPL, via the coding sequence ATGTTGGAGCTGTTTAGTGAAGCGGTAGATAAAAATAAAAACTGGTTGCCAAAGGATGGTACGGTGCACTATTATGGGAAGCTGCTAACCCTGGCACAAGCCAATCATTACCTGCAGGTGTTGCTCAGCACTATTGAGTGGAAAAACGACGAAGCCGTTATTTACGGGAAAAAGCTGGTGACCAAACGGAAGGTTGCCTGGTATGGTGATAAGCCTTTTGCCTACACTTATTCTGGCGTAACCAAACTGGCTTTACCCTGGACGGCCGAACTGCTGGAATTGAAAATGATGGTGGAAAAAGCCAGTGGTGAAACCTATAATTCCTGTTTACTCAACCTGTATCATACCGGTGAAGAGGGTATGGCCTGGCATAGTGATGGGGAAACTGATTTGAAAAAAAATGGCGCTATTGGTTCGTTCAGCTTTGGGGCCGAACGCAAATTTGCTTTTAAGCATAAACAAACACAGGAGAAGGTGGAGTTAAAGCTGGAGCATGGTAGTTTGCTGGTAATGAAAGATGTTACGCAAACGCACTGGCTGCACCGGTTACCGCCTGCAAAGCAGGTAAGAACAGCACGGGTTAATTTAACTTTCCGTACCATTATGCAGCCGCTTTAG
- a CDS encoding metallophosphoesterase family protein, which produces MLVIISDLHLTDGTSGEIISKSAFRLFKNRLSNMAYDASWRREIKDCSTCTNGKVCSNCYRPVECIDILLLGDILDAIRSEKWNKTVSDVVPWTTPRDNGFYQEIDKIVTGILDYNSDSLRILSGLVKDSDISIPLEMYRATQQDKDKEKIDYSASKERWRVPVKIYYMVGNHDWFFHIDDPRMVAINNKVIDRMGLANEKGKPFPYHRCDSAAIAATQDAHRVFAEHGDRFDKTNCQYPNRNESSVGDVVVVELLNCIPELVGEYLQQHAGRRYGAKQIEAFVNQLREIDNLRPYTLAPAWITHVKKQLGMEDPVVNDAIKHTLQTVLQAFIKSPLVVRNKGLVWKMKLARWLLGHISVDTLASLLQRTPVVKDNIETYQAYARQLAAGESKDFFVMGHTHYAEVVPLSTYIGEDGEVRSKIYINTGTWRSVHLQGVEGRFFISYKTMTMAGFFKGDERKGRPFECWTGSLAL; this is translated from the coding sequence ATGCTTGTCATCATCAGCGATCTGCATCTTACCGATGGAACATCCGGCGAAATCATCAGCAAATCTGCCTTCCGGTTATTTAAAAACCGGTTAAGTAATATGGCCTACGATGCATCGTGGCGCAGGGAAATAAAGGATTGCTCTACATGCACGAACGGTAAGGTGTGCAGCAATTGTTACCGGCCCGTGGAATGTATAGATATATTGTTGCTGGGCGATATATTAGATGCCATACGTAGTGAAAAATGGAACAAAACGGTGAGTGATGTTGTGCCATGGACCACGCCCCGGGATAATGGTTTTTACCAGGAAATAGATAAGATAGTTACCGGTATACTGGATTATAACTCAGACTCGTTGCGCATATTAAGCGGCCTGGTAAAAGATAGTGACATTTCTATTCCACTGGAAATGTACAGGGCCACCCAGCAGGATAAAGACAAGGAGAAAATTGATTACAGCGCCAGTAAGGAGCGGTGGAGGGTGCCTGTGAAAATATATTATATGGTAGGCAATCACGATTGGTTTTTTCATATTGATGACCCTCGTATGGTGGCTATTAATAATAAAGTGATTGACCGGATGGGGCTGGCTAACGAAAAAGGAAAGCCTTTTCCTTACCATCGTTGTGATAGTGCCGCTATAGCAGCTACACAGGATGCACACCGGGTGTTTGCAGAGCATGGCGACCGGTTTGATAAAACCAACTGCCAGTACCCGAACCGCAACGAGTCGTCGGTAGGAGATGTAGTGGTAGTGGAATTACTGAACTGTATTCCGGAGCTGGTGGGTGAATATTTGCAGCAGCATGCCGGCCGGCGGTACGGAGCCAAACAGATAGAAGCGTTTGTGAACCAGTTAAGAGAAATTGATAACCTGCGCCCCTATACATTGGCACCGGCCTGGATAACGCATGTGAAAAAACAACTGGGTATGGAAGATCCCGTAGTGAATGATGCTATTAAACATACTTTACAAACTGTGTTGCAGGCATTTATTAAAAGTCCGCTGGTGGTTCGTAACAAAGGTCTTGTGTGGAAAATGAAGTTAGCCCGCTGGTTACTGGGGCATATTAGTGTAGATACATTAGCCAGCTTATTGCAGCGAACACCGGTGGTAAAAGACAATATAGAAACTTACCAGGCCTATGCCCGGCAGCTGGCTGCCGGGGAATCGAAAGACTTTTTTGTAATGGGGCATACGCATTATGCCGAAGTAGTGCCGTTGAGCACTTATATAGGAGAGGATGGCGAGGTGCGCAGCAAAATTTATATTAACACCGGCACCTGGCGCAGTGTGCACCTGCAAGGGGTGGAAGGCCGCTTTTTTATCAGTTACAAAACCATGACAATGGCCGGCTTTTTTAAAGGAGATGAGCGGAAGGGGCGCCCGTTTGAATGCTGGACTGGTTCACTGGCCTTATAG
- a CDS encoding Dyp-type peroxidase, with product MNTLDTHDIQGIILKGYAQLPASHFLLLAIDSNNQVGPWLQKVAEQVMPGNRKPTTQALNIAFTYTGLQALGLPADAMQTFPLELEDGMTTPHKQLFLGDFDYNDPRKWHWGGPTNEPVHALLMLYALDEDTLDELYQQQVQQLPTGVRLIKKLETSVLSKRKEHFGFRDGIAQPTIEGLSRTDTPENTVAAGEFILGYKNSYQQYPDSPVVTSTPAATHLPEATTNNTHDLGKNGSYLVFRQMEQNVQQFWQYMHDATAENGETNAEEMIKLAAKMMGRWPSGAPICLSPDKDDSSMENHDSFAYRASDSEGLKCPIGSHIRRTNPRDAMDVDLKTSIEISNKHRILRRGRSYGKPVCESLEPSEILSSKNFEGERGLHFLCFNTSIARQFEFIQNAWVNNPKLFNLNNERDPIIGNNHHPEDEHKSGFFSTPRNGLRKRLSNIPPFVTVKGGAYFFMPGIKALSYLSTL from the coding sequence ATGAACACCTTAGACACACACGATATACAAGGCATTATTCTGAAAGGATATGCCCAGCTACCGGCAAGTCATTTTCTATTACTTGCCATAGACTCTAACAACCAGGTGGGGCCCTGGTTACAAAAAGTGGCCGAACAGGTGATGCCCGGCAACCGCAAGCCCACCACACAGGCGTTAAACATTGCTTTTACCTATACAGGACTACAGGCATTAGGCCTGCCTGCTGATGCCATGCAAACCTTTCCGCTGGAACTGGAAGACGGCATGACCACCCCGCATAAACAATTATTCCTGGGCGACTTTGACTATAACGATCCACGAAAATGGCATTGGGGCGGACCAACCAATGAACCCGTACATGCGTTGTTAATGCTGTATGCACTGGACGAAGACACGCTGGATGAATTATACCAGCAACAAGTGCAACAGTTACCAACGGGGGTGCGATTAATTAAAAAACTGGAAACCTCTGTATTATCCAAACGGAAAGAACATTTTGGTTTCAGGGATGGTATAGCACAGCCTACTATTGAAGGCTTAAGCCGCACTGACACACCGGAAAACACCGTAGCAGCCGGAGAGTTTATACTTGGCTACAAAAACAGTTACCAGCAATACCCCGATAGTCCCGTGGTAACCAGCACACCTGCTGCTACACATTTACCGGAAGCCACTACAAACAACACGCACGATCTTGGTAAAAACGGTAGTTACCTGGTATTCCGGCAAATGGAACAGAACGTGCAGCAGTTTTGGCAATACATGCACGATGCTACTGCCGAAAACGGCGAAACCAATGCAGAGGAAATGATTAAGCTGGCTGCCAAAATGATGGGACGCTGGCCCAGTGGTGCTCCTATATGCCTTTCGCCGGACAAAGACGACAGCAGCATGGAAAATCACGACAGCTTTGCCTACCGGGCATCGGACAGTGAAGGCCTGAAATGCCCTATAGGTTCGCACATCCGGCGCACCAATCCGCGTGATGCTATGGATGTGGATTTAAAAACCTCTATAGAAATATCCAACAAACACCGTATCCTGCGCCGTGGCCGCAGCTATGGAAAGCCTGTATGTGAAAGCCTGGAGCCTTCCGAAATACTCAGTTCCAAAAACTTTGAGGGCGAAAGAGGGCTGCACTTCCTCTGCTTCAATACCAGTATCGCACGCCAGTTTGAGTTTATACAAAATGCCTGGGTAAACAACCCCAAACTGTTTAATCTTAATAATGAACGTGATCCCATTATAGGCAACAACCATCACCCGGAAGATGAACACAAATCAGGCTTCTTCAGTACGCCCCGCAACGGGCTGCGTAAAAGACTGAGCAATATTCCCCCCTTTGTAACTGTAAAGGGTGGCGCTTACTTTTTTATGCCGGGCATTAAAGCCCTTTCCTATTTATCCACTTTATAA
- a CDS encoding cytochrome P450 — translation MSISNSLKVWVSSAPVLRPVFSILRKYKPVARIGKTVVVTRYKDVMDVLKRETDFTVYEIDGYKMERMGNPFVLGMDASPETTRDRDILRQVIKREDLKTIRVMIRHIANDLLEQAQPNHTIDTVNGYARLASVRVVAQYFGVPADEATMMRWQRSIFSEAFANLNDNKAIRERGMIAAKEIAAHLNQLIQQRQQQTTPLEDNVLNRLIQLQPYNSWLNNDAVRRNILCILGVVENTSKVVTHIIDQLLKRPDIMKACQQAVHANDMETLRSYCFDILRFNPHNPIILRYCKHGAVIGKDTPYERRVPAGSTIYAATLSAMFDEDIVHNAKQIDPNRNVEYMHFGYGPHVCSGKYISEVTVPELVAGLLRLKNLQRAPGKAGKIQYEEVVFPKSLSLTFN, via the coding sequence ATGAGCATCAGTAATTCTTTGAAAGTATGGGTGAGCAGTGCTCCCGTTTTACGCCCGGTGTTTTCGATATTGCGCAAATACAAACCGGTAGCGCGTATAGGCAAAACTGTTGTAGTAACACGCTACAAAGATGTAATGGACGTGTTAAAAAGGGAAACCGATTTTACCGTGTATGAAATTGACGGGTATAAAATGGAAAGAATGGGTAACCCGTTTGTGCTGGGCATGGACGCCTCGCCCGAAACCACGCGCGACCGTGATATACTCAGACAGGTGATAAAACGGGAAGACCTGAAAACTATACGCGTAATGATACGCCACATAGCCAACGACCTGCTGGAACAGGCCCAACCTAACCATACTATTGATACCGTTAACGGTTATGCACGCCTGGCATCGGTAAGGGTGGTGGCACAATACTTTGGCGTACCGGCTGATGAGGCAACCATGATGCGCTGGCAAAGAAGCATTTTCAGCGAAGCCTTTGCCAACCTCAACGATAACAAGGCCATTCGCGAAAGAGGCATGATTGCAGCCAAAGAAATAGCCGCCCACTTAAACCAGCTGATACAACAACGCCAGCAGCAAACCACTCCATTGGAAGACAATGTGCTGAACCGGCTTATACAGCTACAACCTTACAACAGCTGGCTAAACAACGATGCAGTCAGAAGAAACATCCTATGCATCCTGGGTGTAGTGGAAAACACCAGCAAAGTAGTTACCCATATTATCGACCAGTTGTTAAAGCGGCCTGATATTATGAAAGCCTGCCAACAGGCAGTGCATGCTAATGATATGGAAACACTGCGTAGTTACTGCTTCGATATTCTGCGCTTTAACCCACATAACCCCATCATACTGCGTTATTGCAAACATGGTGCAGTAATAGGCAAAGACACCCCATACGAACGCCGTGTACCCGCAGGTAGCACTATCTATGCCGCCACCCTGTCGGCCATGTTTGATGAAGACATTGTACATAACGCCAAACAGATAGATCCTAATCGCAACGTAGAATACATGCACTTTGGATATGGTCCGCATGTATGCAGCGGAAAATATATCAGTGAGGTTACAGTACCCGAACTGGTAGCAGGCCTGCTAAGGTTAAAAAATTTACAAAGGGCGCCGGGGAAGGCAGGAAAAATACAATATGAAGAAGTTGTATTTCCGAAAAGCTTAAGTTTGACTTTTAACTAA
- a CDS encoding RDD family protein, protein MTCISLFFAIPLIVYLVIDPLGYAHFELATYHNLYYLLVFGLSLYFCKDSLNGQSYAKRKYDFQVIDRITGQPASPLKCLVRNIFCLVWPVEVLVSPETMHKRIGDKITGTELVKSPRLSEVPKVKYGQVALCVCISFAVHAGVFFLIF, encoded by the coding sequence ATGACTTGTATAAGTCTTTTCTTCGCCATTCCGTTAATTGTATACCTGGTAATAGACCCGTTGGGTTATGCTCATTTTGAGCTGGCTACTTACCATAATCTGTATTACCTGCTGGTGTTTGGCTTGTCGTTGTATTTCTGCAAAGACAGCTTAAACGGGCAGAGCTATGCGAAGCGTAAGTATGATTTTCAGGTAATTGACAGAATCACCGGCCAACCGGCTTCACCGCTGAAATGCCTGGTGCGTAATATTTTTTGCCTGGTGTGGCCGGTAGAGGTACTGGTTTCGCCCGAAACCATGCATAAAAGAATAGGGGATAAAATTACCGGTACCGAACTGGTAAAGTCTCCCCGTTTATCTGAGGTGCCTAAAGTAAAATACGGCCAGGTAGCACTTTGTGTATGCATTTCCTTTGCCGTACATGCAGGTGTATTTTTCCTGATCTTTTAA
- a CDS encoding M1 family metallopeptidase, with translation MKYVKHIWAAFLFPLFTNAQSLPVTTGVPLPLADYRSKNIKQVEYALDLNVTGAPTTPIPATETIRFKLLGNSQPLQIDFKAPPDAISKLLVNGKTVKPDIRNEHLVIPMQWLRTGSNTVQIQFIAGSTSLNRNADYLYTLLVPEKARSVFPCFDQPNIKAVFQLTLQLPLAWQAIANGPLQDSVINANSKTYHFQPSDTISTYLFAFVAGNFAQTEVTSGNRTIHGLYRETDSAKLSASLHSLFAIQYDALTFMETYTGIPYPFKKFDFAAIPDFQFGGMEHPGAIEYKASTLFLEESATRDQLNARSNLLSHETAHMWFGDLVTMRWFNDVWMKEVFANFMADKIGNLTVSNNNFDLKFLTDHYPAAYNTDRTQGTHPIRQQLDNLKDAGSMYGNIIYHKAPIMMRQLELLMGEDSLREGLREYLRTYANRNASWPDLINILDKHCTANLQAWNKVWVNESSRPVFDYTMDTTGGIIQHFVLTQHAEDGSKKIWPQFFAIALVYEDHTEEITVSTDSAIMRLSQLSGRPVPQALVFNANGQGYGVFPATLASNTPVYNLFTPLMRASFYLNCYENALSGKGITPLQLIQLYHKGFTQEREELNLTLLLDQFSSVFWRFLSQQQRTDLAPALEIALWDAMNRNSYPNQQKLLLKAYSNIALTKGAQDTLFHIWQKKQPPLQVKLYEDDYQNLAATLAIRNYPGYDTVLLAQLQRIENADRKLRWQFLLPALSNDTAQRSQFFTSLQQRSNRSKEAWVGTALSYLHHPLRTSQAISYLPQSLHMLEEIQQTGDIFFPQNWLGATLGYYQTTAAGNIVRNFLKTHPGYNPKLRDKILQAADNIFRAEKLVK, from the coding sequence ATGAAGTATGTAAAGCATATATGGGCGGCATTCCTGTTTCCCTTGTTTACGAATGCACAATCTTTACCCGTAACCACCGGTGTGCCACTACCCCTGGCCGATTACCGCAGTAAAAACATTAAACAGGTAGAATATGCATTAGACCTGAACGTTACCGGAGCACCAACCACTCCTATACCTGCCACAGAAACCATACGTTTTAAATTGTTGGGCAACAGCCAGCCGCTGCAAATTGACTTTAAAGCACCACCCGATGCCATAAGTAAACTGCTGGTGAACGGCAAAACCGTAAAACCCGACATACGCAACGAGCACCTGGTAATACCCATGCAATGGCTGCGTACCGGCAGCAATACCGTGCAAATACAGTTTATAGCCGGCAGTACCTCTTTAAACCGCAATGCCGACTACCTGTATACCCTGCTGGTGCCCGAAAAAGCACGTTCCGTATTTCCCTGCTTCGATCAGCCCAATATCAAAGCGGTGTTTCAACTAACCCTGCAGCTGCCATTGGCCTGGCAGGCTATTGCCAACGGCCCCCTGCAGGATTCTGTTATTAACGCCAACAGCAAAACATATCATTTTCAACCTTCCGATACCATCAGCACTTATTTGTTTGCTTTTGTAGCTGGTAACTTTGCCCAAACCGAAGTAACCTCCGGCAACCGCACCATACACGGGTTGTATCGCGAAACGGATAGCGCCAAATTAAGCGCCAGCCTGCATTCGTTGTTTGCGATACAATACGATGCACTTACGTTTATGGAAACCTACACCGGCATTCCCTATCCGTTTAAAAAATTCGATTTTGCCGCTATTCCCGATTTTCAATTTGGAGGTATGGAACATCCCGGCGCTATTGAATACAAAGCATCTACCCTTTTCCTGGAAGAAAGCGCTACCAGAGACCAGCTGAATGCCCGCAGCAACCTGCTTTCGCACGAAACCGCTCATATGTGGTTTGGCGACCTGGTAACCATGCGCTGGTTTAACGATGTATGGATGAAAGAAGTGTTTGCCAACTTTATGGCAGATAAAATTGGCAACCTCACCGTTTCCAACAACAACTTCGATCTTAAATTTCTCACCGATCATTACCCCGCCGCCTATAACACCGATCGCACACAAGGCACACACCCCATACGCCAGCAACTGGATAACTTAAAAGATGCAGGCAGTATGTATGGCAATATTATTTACCACAAAGCGCCCATTATGATGCGCCAGCTGGAACTGCTGATGGGCGAAGATTCGTTACGCGAAGGTCTGCGCGAATACCTGCGCACCTATGCCAACCGCAATGCATCCTGGCCCGACTTAATTAATATACTGGACAAGCATTGTACAGCCAACCTGCAGGCCTGGAACAAAGTATGGGTAAATGAGTCCAGCCGTCCGGTGTTTGATTACACCATGGACACCACCGGCGGCATTATCCAGCACTTTGTACTTACCCAGCACGCAGAAGATGGCAGTAAAAAAATATGGCCGCAATTTTTTGCAATAGCACTGGTGTATGAAGATCATACCGAAGAAATAACCGTGTCAACAGACAGCGCCATCATGCGCCTTTCCCAGTTATCCGGCCGGCCGGTGCCACAGGCATTGGTGTTTAATGCCAATGGCCAGGGCTATGGGGTATTCCCTGCCACACTGGCCAGTAACACTCCTGTTTATAACCTGTTTACGCCACTTATGCGCGCTTCGTTTTATTTAAACTGTTACGAGAACGCATTAAGCGGTAAAGGCATTACCCCGTTACAACTTATTCAGCTATACCACAAAGGGTTTACACAGGAAAGAGAAGAACTCAACCTCACCCTGTTACTGGACCAGTTTTCCAGTGTGTTCTGGCGTTTTTTATCCCAGCAACAACGTACCGATCTGGCGCCTGCCCTGGAAATAGCTTTATGGGACGCCATGAACCGCAACAGCTACCCTAACCAGCAAAAATTATTATTAAAAGCCTATAGCAACATCGCATTAACCAAAGGTGCACAGGACACGCTTTTCCATATCTGGCAAAAGAAACAACCGCCTTTACAGGTAAAGCTGTATGAAGATGATTACCAGAACCTGGCAGCCACCCTGGCTATCAGAAACTACCCTGGTTATGACACTGTTTTACTGGCTCAGTTACAACGTATAGAAAATGCCGACCGCAAGTTGCGCTGGCAATTCCTGCTTCCTGCTTTATCCAACGATACAGCACAACGCAGCCAGTTTTTCACTTCACTGCAACAACGCAGCAATCGTAGCAAAGAAGCCTGGGTAGGTACCGCGTTAAGCTATCTGCATCATCCGTTACGCACCTCGCAAGCCATCAGCTACCTGCCGCAAAGCCTTCACATGCTGGAAGAAATTCAACAAACCGGCGATATCTTTTTTCCGCAAAACTGGCTGGGCGCCACATTGGGTTACTATCAAACCACTGCTGCCGGCAACATTGTACGCAACTTTCTAAAAACGCATCCGGGCTATAATCCCAAACTGAGAGATAAAATATTGCAAGCGGCAGACAATATATTCCGTGCAGAAAAACTGGTGAAATAA
- the xseA gene encoding exodeoxyribonuclease VII large subunit has protein sequence MQAEKHIRLSQLNDKIQQVVQQAFSSVSFWVIADVTSHTYRAAKNYHSFDLVEKDTHSNNIIAKISGKAWGMGSTSITRFEAITGQPFTNNIQVLVNISVQFHPVYGLQINLHDIDPSFTLGKLEQQRQATLQKLVDENPGFITKRGEVYDTRNKQLPLNKVIQRVAVITSATSAGGEDFRHTLANNPYGYQFYLDNFFTIVQGENNADLLVQKLIDIFQANQPYDAVVIIRGGGAQTDFLLFDNYQVGKAIAKFPVPVITGIGHQKNETIADMMAHTATKTPTQAAEFIISHNKQFEDTLLLLQKHIVIKSQQLFSLQWQQLAALQSGIVNNTRDAIADYKDSLTSLNQAVIHSSRSIVFNQKTELINLSSQLSALPRMILQDKKNELSNAIHHIKVFNTQLLKNQATHLGHYSSLIKLMSPDNILKKGFAIVKARQAVTSNPADILPGDSIEVILSSTEIQATVTSKAPYDGRDFNI, from the coding sequence ATGCAGGCAGAAAAACATATAAGGCTATCGCAGCTGAACGACAAAATTCAACAGGTGGTTCAGCAGGCCTTTTCATCTGTATCCTTTTGGGTGATTGCCGATGTAACCAGCCATACTTACCGGGCCGCTAAAAACTACCACAGTTTTGACCTGGTAGAGAAAGACACGCACTCCAATAATATCATCGCCAAAATATCCGGCAAAGCCTGGGGCATGGGCTCCACCAGCATTACCCGGTTTGAAGCCATTACCGGGCAACCCTTTACCAACAACATACAGGTGCTGGTAAACATATCGGTACAGTTCCATCCCGTATATGGGCTGCAGATAAACCTGCACGATATAGACCCCAGCTTTACACTGGGTAAGCTGGAACAGCAACGGCAGGCCACCCTGCAAAAACTGGTGGATGAAAATCCCGGTTTTATTACTAAAAGAGGGGAGGTATATGATACCCGCAATAAGCAACTACCGCTTAACAAAGTAATACAACGCGTAGCCGTTATTACTTCTGCCACCTCTGCCGGCGGTGAAGACTTCCGGCATACACTGGCTAATAACCCCTATGGCTACCAGTTTTACCTGGATAACTTTTTCACCATTGTACAGGGTGAAAATAACGCCGATTTACTGGTGCAGAAACTGATTGACATTTTTCAGGCAAACCAGCCTTACGATGCGGTAGTAATCATTCGTGGTGGAGGGGCACAAACCGATTTCCTGTTATTTGATAATTACCAGGTAGGAAAAGCCATAGCCAAATTTCCTGTTCCTGTTATCACCGGTATTGGTCACCAGAAAAATGAAACCATTGCCGATATGATGGCGCATACCGCCACTAAAACACCTACGCAGGCAGCTGAATTTATTATCAGCCACAACAAGCAGTTTGAAGACACCCTGCTACTGTTGCAAAAACACATTGTTATAAAATCGCAGCAACTGTTTTCACTGCAATGGCAACAACTGGCTGCTTTACAAAGTGGTATTGTTAACAATACGCGGGATGCTATTGCCGACTATAAAGACAGCTTAACCTCATTAAACCAGGCGGTTATTCACTCCTCCCGTTCTATTGTGTTTAATCAGAAAACCGAACTGATAAACCTATCCTCGCAACTATCCGCTTTACCCCGTATGATATTGCAGGATAAAAAAAATGAACTGAGCAACGCTATCCATCATATCAAAGTGTTTAACACACAGCTGCTGAAAAACCAGGCCACCCACCTGGGCCATTACAGCAGCCTGATAAAATTAATGTCGCCCGATAATATTCTGAAAAAAGGATTTGCTATTGTAAAAGCACGCCAGGCCGTTACCAGCAATCCCGCCGATATTTTGCCGGGCGATAGTATTGAGGTAATTTTATCCAGTACAGAAATACAAGCCACAGTTACCAGCAAAGCCCCCTACGATGGAAGAGATTTTAACATATGA